CGGTTTCTCCCAAATCGCGGCGGGTAATCTGGCTACCATTTTTCAGCTGAGCGGGATGCCGGCAACATTATCCATCCCATTCATTGCTGAAAAGCGCCATGGCCTCTTATATAGTGTCTGGGGCATCATGCTAGGCTTTGTACTAGGTGCTTTGGGTATTCTTATCCCTGCGGCGAACTTTGGCTTAAACGTTGTCTACGCGCTGCTCATGGGCGTTGCTTCTGGGGCCGCTTTTGCCATCTGCATTGTCTTTTTCCAGAAGAAAACCGCCGATGCTTATGAAACGGCTAGTCTCTCTGGCTTTGCTCAAAGTGTCGGCTACTTATTTGCGGCGGTTGGTCCAGTATTATACGGCTTCATCCAAACGGCTACAGGTTCGTGGGATTTATTGTTGTGGCTGACAGTCGGGCTCACGCTGCTAATGTTTGTGGCAGGGCTGATCATCAATGCGAACCATCGGATTTTTCCATCAAAGATGAATAGATAGCGCTTGCAAGTTTCTATTACTTTTTTTACACTAAGCATGAATGGCTAAGGAGGTCACAAAATGGCAATGACAACGACAATTGGTAAAAGTACGGTCACAACCGGGAAACTAGGTTTAGGCACCAATAAAGTCGGCGGCCACAACTTGTTCCCTAATCTGCATGACGAAGATGGCATCGCCGTCGTGAAAGCTGCGCTTGACCACGGCATTGACATGCTTGATACCGCTTACATGTATGGTTTAGGGCAGTCGGAAAAATTAATCGGTGAAGCCACACAAGGCTATGATCGCAGCAAAATTATTCTGGCAACCAAGGCAGCACAGGATCCGCACAATGATCTCAAACCAAATAACGATCCCAAATTTTTAACGCAAGCAATTGATGATGCTTTGTTACGCCTTAAAACCGATTACCTTGATATTTTCTATATTCATTTTCCTGATGACAAAACTGACAAAGCGGAGGTGGTCAATGCCATTGCCAATGCCCGCAAGGCCGGCAAGGTTCGGGCGATCGGCGTTTCTAACTTCTCATTAGACCAAATCAAAGAGGCCAACCAAGACAATCAGGTTGATGTCGTTGAAGACAATTACAGTTTGGTACATCGCGATGCTGAGCAAAACCTGTTCCCGTATTTGAATGAACACCAGATCAGTTTCGTCCCATACTTTCCACTCGCATCCGGCTTGTTAACTGGTAAGTATGGCCTTGATGATGCTGACAAGTTTAGTCGACGTTTCTCGGCAGATCAGTTCAAGACCATTCTTGCCGCTTTGCGAGAAGTCGATGGCATCGCTGATGCCCATCAGGCAACCTTGGCTCAGGTTTTCTTGGCTTGGTACATGAAGAATCCGGCCATTGCGGTTGTGATTCCCGGTGCCCGCCTACCTGAACAAGCTACAAGCAATGCTAAAGCTTTAGACGTCAATTTACGCGATGCTGAATATGCATCTATTGACGAGTTGTTCAAAAAATTCCGTACTGAATAATCGCGCATTGTTCTAGGCTACAGACTTCGCACAATCCAAAAAGCAGCCCGCTTCCAGCATGTCACACATGCGGAAACGAGCTGCTTCTTTTTATTATCGAAAAACGGATGGTGAGCAGGCATCACTCACTTTTTGCGTCTAAATGCCCGTTTGATAACCTGCCAAAACGTCAGTGATTGTACAATTTTATCTGCTGGGAAATGATTTCTGATGGCGCGCAAAACGCGTTTCGGATCTCTTGCCGCGAAGGTATATGTCCCATTTTTCTTCGTTTTGATTGCAAACCGTGGGATCCATTTGCCTTTGAAGATCACCGACGCAATGACCAAATCAATCTCATTCCACGGGATCTGATAGAAATCGCGCACGTTTTTTTCGTTGAAAAATTCAAACCCTTTATCGCCGATCATGATCTTGCCATATGTCGGCATCCCCATGAAGGCCGTGCCTTCGACCACTAATTCGGACTTCGTGTTGATCGATTGAACCATTTTCCGCCATCCTTTTAAACTCATCTTGAACGATTTTTTACTGATGGAGACGACTCGGTCTGTTCTCCAAACGCAATTACAGTTGCAGAAATCTCCTGTTCACGCTCTAAACGCGATCGCCAGCCCAGAAACCTGCGTGTAAGGACCTTGGGCGCAATGGCCAAAGCCCGGCCATCACACCCAAGGCCGCTTACACTACGATTTCTAACCGCTCCTGTTCACGCTCTCCATTATAAAACAAAAGCCCAGACTTTGCGCCTGAGCTTCCGTGATTCTTTGTTCGTTTTAACGGTTGATATTACATCAAGCCGACAACGTGGAAGACAACCCCGACAACGAACAGGCCAAGGATAATCACAATTGGAGAAACCTTCTTCTTCAGTAACCACATGCAGAACAAGGTCAGCAGTAAGCCCATCAAACCAGGAATCAAGCTATCCAAGTTATCTTGCAGCGTTAAGACCTTATTCTTGGTCAGTGACAGACCTTGAGATTGTAATTCCAAAGCCTTCTGAATACCCTTGGATCCACTTGGTAGTGAACTCCAGTCGATGTAAGCACCCTTTTGGTTAGGTACGTCTGATACGACTGGTGTGAATTTGACAGAAACCCAACGGTTAACCAGCGACCCTAAGATAAACATCCCAAGAATCGTGGCACCCTTCGTCACTTCTTGCAACAGACCACCGGAAAGGTCTTCGGTAATCTTGCTCCCAGCTTTGTAGCCAAATTCCTGCGTGTACCACAGGAAAGCCATACGAATTGCATTCCAAAGCACGAAGTACAAGATTGGTCCCATGATATTGCCGGCCATTGCCAAGGATGCAGCTAAGGCACCAATAATTGGCTTAACCGTGAACCAGAACACTGGATCGCCGACACCAGCCAGCGGACCCATCATCCCAACTTTGACACCCTGAATCGCCTTGTCATCAATTGGCGCCCCATTGGCACGTTCTTCTTCCAGTGCCATAGTAACACCAATAATTGGTGATGCCAGATATGGATGCGTGTTAAAGAATTCTAGATGCCGTTTCAAAGCAGCGGAACGGTCTTCCTTGGTATGATACAAACGTTTCAGTGCCGGAATCAGGGTGTAAGCCCAGCCACCGTTCTGCATACGTTCGTAGTTCCAAGAACCTTGAATGAAGGTTGACCGCCACCAAACCTTGATTCGGTCGCTTTTAGTTAAATGAACTTCT
This genomic window from Lacticaseibacillus paracasei subsp. paracasei contains:
- a CDS encoding PTS system mannose/fructose/sorbose family transporter subunit IID translates to MAEEVHLTKSDRIKVWWRSTFIQGSWNYERMQNGGWAYTLIPALKRLYHTKEDRSAALKRHLEFFNTHPYLASPIIGVTMALEEERANGAPIDDKAIQGVKVGMMGPLAGVGDPVFWFTVKPIIGALAASLAMAGNIMGPILYFVLWNAIRMAFLWYTQEFGYKAGSKITEDLSGGLLQEVTKGATILGMFILGSLVNRWVSVKFTPVVSDVPNQKGAYIDWSSLPSGSKGIQKALELQSQGLSLTKNKVLTLQDNLDSLIPGLMGLLLTLFCMWLLKKKVSPIVIILGLFVVGVVFHVVGLM
- a CDS encoding DUF956 family protein, with product MVQSINTKSELVVEGTAFMGMPTYGKIMIGDKGFEFFNEKNVRDFYQIPWNEIDLVIASVIFKGKWIPRFAIKTKKNGTYTFAARDPKRVLRAIRNHFPADKIVQSLTFWQVIKRAFRRKK
- a CDS encoding aldo/keto reductase, with product MAMTTTIGKSTVTTGKLGLGTNKVGGHNLFPNLHDEDGIAVVKAALDHGIDMLDTAYMYGLGQSEKLIGEATQGYDRSKIILATKAAQDPHNDLKPNNDPKFLTQAIDDALLRLKTDYLDIFYIHFPDDKTDKAEVVNAIANARKAGKVRAIGVSNFSLDQIKEANQDNQVDVVEDNYSLVHRDAEQNLFPYLNEHQISFVPYFPLASGLLTGKYGLDDADKFSRRFSADQFKTILAALREVDGIADAHQATLAQVFLAWYMKNPAIAVVIPGARLPEQATSNAKALDVNLRDAEYASIDELFKKFRTE